The region ACGGCGGACAGCCTGAATGCCCTAAAGGACTCCTAAAGGACGACGCGAAGCTAAGGCGCTCATGAAACAGAAACAATTTACCGTTAGTATTCTCGTCCATGAAGATGATTTATATCAAGCTCATATGGATGGTCATGACCAGCAAAAAGAGGATTGTCCCGACCTTGAAGAGATGATCCTCTCCGAGCTTCAATGGCTCACTTCTAGCGGCATTTCTATCATCGGTAACCTCAATGAACATCCCCCACTTTAATACACAAGCTTTATTCCTTAACCATCAGTAACGGTAAAATATAAACATCACCACCAACGACCATACTTATCAAAGAACATGACACAAATTAGCCTATCCGAACTTCCCCAAAGCCTACAAAATGAATAATACTAGTGAATGTAAACTTTTCAATTTACTTCAAGATAAACGAGAAGAAATTATCTCTATTGCTGCCCAACATGGGGCTTTCAATATCAGAGTTTTTGGTTCTGTTGCCCGTAACGAAGCCGACAACGATAGTGACATCGATTTTTTAGTGGATTATTCTCTTGATGATATTAGTCCTTGGTTTCCTGCTGGTTTAATGTTGGATTTAGAAAAATTACTCAATCACAAAGTCGATGTAGCAACTGAAGCAGCTTTAAAAGACAAAATCAGGGAACGGGTTTTGAGTGAAGCGATCGCACTATGAGAAATGATGTAGAACGTTTACGAGATATTCTTGAGGCGATCTCGCAAATTGAAAAATACGCGATTCAAGGTCAAACAGAGTTTCAGAACAATGAATTAATTCAAGTTTGGGTTGTTCACCATCTACAAATTATTGGCGAAGCTGCCAACAGCCTATCTCAAAAACTAATTACTCAGCATTCGAGAGTACCTTGGTCGCAAATTATAGCTTTCAGAAATATTCTCGTTCATGAATATTTTAGAGTCGATTTGAAAGCCGTATGGAAAATTATCGAGCGAGATTTACCCCATCTTAAGCATCAAGTTGTAGATATTTTAAACAATAAATAACACATGACTAGAGGGAAAATTTTACAAGATATCTGGGACAACTTACCCCCTGAACGCCAGAAGAATATTGAAGCCCGTACAGAAGCTAAAATCAAAGCCTATCGTAGTCTTCAAGAGTTACGTAGTGCCGCTGGTTTAACTCCAGAAAAAGTTTCCCAAGCTCTTAATATGCCTCAAGGTAATGTTTCTCACTTAGAGCGAAATTCTGATATGTTGCTTTCTACTTTGCAAAAATATGTTGAAGCTGTCGGTGGTAAATTAAGTTTAACCATCGAGCTTCCTAATCAACCTCCTATTGCTTTGACTGGTTTGGGAGATTTGATCGATCATTCCCCCAATCACCCCAATCACCACCGATCACCTTTAAGCTAAATGAGCTTCAACGTTTCCGTGAAGATTCATAATGGTTTCTCTATCACCATCTTCCCATCTCCCATTCCATGACCATAACTATCGATACTTATCCCGTGCGAAAAAAACAGTGTGCGACTTGCCCCTTTCGCACTGACAGCACGGGCAGACATCCCGATCCCATGTTGGTTAGCAGAATTCAGCAACAATGTTTAACAGAAGCCAGCCAAATTTGTCACCATCCGCGCCTGATAGGAAAACCCAAAACTCATCTATGCCGAGGTGCAAGAGAGTGGAATATCTCCGAGCTTGCGATCGCTTCCTCCCATACTCCTGACAACAAGTTAACCCACTGTTCCGCTTCTTTAACGGGTCGCTCATGGGACAGGTGATACTTTATGATCCACCATGACTTTCATCTCCAGACGCTCGTTGTCCTGAAATTAGATAACTCACAAGCTAAGGTTTTTTCCTAGATCAATATTTTGGCGGGATGATTTAAGCTTCATCCCTCGTTTCGGTCAGTTTGACAATTAATCAAAAATATCCCATATTTAGGAT is a window of Pleurocapsa minor HA4230-MV1 DNA encoding:
- a CDS encoding nucleotidyltransferase domain-containing protein, with product MNNTSECKLFNLLQDKREEIISIAAQHGAFNIRVFGSVARNEADNDSDIDFLVDYSLDDISPWFPAGLMLDLEKLLNHKVDVATEAALKDKIRERVLSEAIAL
- a CDS encoding DUF86 domain-containing protein: MRNDVERLRDILEAISQIEKYAIQGQTEFQNNELIQVWVVHHLQIIGEAANSLSQKLITQHSRVPWSQIIAFRNILVHEYFRVDLKAVWKIIERDLPHLKHQVVDILNNK
- a CDS encoding helix-turn-helix domain-containing protein gives rise to the protein MTRGKILQDIWDNLPPERQKNIEARTEAKIKAYRSLQELRSAAGLTPEKVSQALNMPQGNVSHLERNSDMLLSTLQKYVEAVGGKLSLTIELPNQPPIALTGLGDLIDHSPNHPNHHRSPLS